TAAAGCCTGACTGTAGCGATATTCATGCCCATGGTTTCGGCAATGGTAACAATGCTGATGCCTGACTTTCTAAGCTGATTGATTACCCAACGCCTAGAACTGTGTGTCGAGTATCCAGATAAACCAAAATCAGCAAAAATAGACCGCCAATATTTATCCACGGCACTTGTTGTAATGTGACCAGAAACAGAACCAGATTTTAAGCGAGTAGGGAAAAGATAGCCCGCTTGTGGTGGCGTATATCTTTCCAGGTGATATCTAAGATCTGGGTGAACTGCTACTTGACGAGTAGCA
This DNA window, taken from Pleurocapsa sp. FMAR1, encodes the following:
- a CDS encoding tyrosine-type recombinase/integrase, with protein sequence MKNARKGKAAIWDSNVIKKMRSRLISPQQRLIFEISLFTGERVGAITQLKVNDCYKNGRVLDAITFASSTRKSTKHGEAATRQVAVHPDLRYHLERYTPPQAGYLFPTRLKSGSVSGHITTSAVDKYWRSIFADFGLSGYSTHSSRRWVINQLRKSGISIVTIAETMGMNIATVRLYLDDDPSECKRAIATLTV